A window of the Streptomyces sp. Ag109_O5-10 genome harbors these coding sequences:
- a CDS encoding transposase — protein MLSDPTGPASLLAVLELLRGYFTAPTFTAFSPLVTGLIAQTGRCTVTGMLGGAELTRVWSHDRAHVFFSRTRWSPDLLGACLSHLIVRRLLPESTVLTVAADDTLFERRGKKVFGAARQHDGAAKGPKPVGRGTLFVVIGIVVQLPCRARPVCLPSA, from the coding sequence ATGCTGTCGGATCCGACCGGACCTGCTTCGCTGCTCGCCGTGTTGGAGTTGCTGCGGGGCTACTTCACTGCTCCCACCTTCACCGCCTTCTCCCCGCTGGTCACTGGGCTGATCGCGCAGACCGGGCGGTGCACGGTGACCGGGATGCTCGGCGGCGCGGAGTTGACGCGCGTCTGGTCTCATGACCGCGCCCATGTGTTCTTCTCCCGCACCCGGTGGAGCCCGGACCTGCTGGGCGCGTGCCTGTCTCACTTGATCGTGCGCCGCCTGCTGCCCGAGAGCACGGTGCTGACCGTCGCGGCGGACGACACCCTTTTCGAGCGGCGCGGGAAGAAGGTGTTCGGGGCAGCCCGGCAGCACGACGGCGCCGCCAAGGGTCCCAAGCCGGTCGGGCGCGGGACCCTCTTCGTCGTGATCGGCATCGTGGTTCAACTCCCCTGCCGCGCAAGGCCGGTGTGTCTGCCGTCCGCGTGA
- a CDS encoding SDR family oxidoreductase — MTRRTWFITGVNSGFGRHMTEQLLEKGHKVAGTIRRPGSVDDLVAKYGDTFWVASLDVTDTPAVKEVVDRAFTELGRIDVVVNNAGYGLFGAAEEVTDEQILGILNTNLTGSIQVTRTALPHLRKQGGGRIIQISTYGGQATNPGACMYHASKWGIEGFMESTAKDVAPFGIGVTIVEPGGARTEFRYSSLQMATPLSEYNDTPAAMTRAAQDRSRPSLGDPAAMATRIIDSVEQTPAPLRLVLGSDSYRFLQAALSERLAQVEAQRDTAGLTDITDGA; from the coding sequence ATGACACGGCGCACCTGGTTCATCACCGGCGTCAACAGCGGCTTCGGTCGGCACATGACCGAGCAGCTGCTCGAGAAGGGCCACAAGGTGGCCGGCACGATCCGTCGGCCTGGTTCTGTGGACGACCTCGTGGCCAAGTACGGCGATACGTTCTGGGTGGCATCCCTCGACGTCACCGACACCCCCGCCGTCAAGGAGGTCGTCGACCGCGCGTTCACCGAACTGGGGCGGATCGACGTGGTGGTCAACAACGCGGGCTACGGCCTGTTCGGCGCGGCCGAGGAGGTCACCGACGAGCAGATCCTCGGCATCCTCAACACCAATCTGACCGGTTCGATCCAGGTCACCCGGACTGCACTGCCGCACCTGCGGAAGCAAGGCGGAGGACGGATCATCCAGATCTCCACCTACGGCGGCCAGGCCACCAACCCCGGCGCCTGCATGTACCACGCCAGTAAGTGGGGCATCGAGGGATTCATGGAATCCACGGCGAAGGACGTCGCTCCGTTCGGTATCGGCGTCACCATCGTCGAGCCCGGAGGCGCGCGCACCGAGTTCCGCTACAGCAGCCTGCAGATGGCGACCCCGCTGTCGGAGTACAACGACACACCTGCCGCCATGACCCGCGCAGCCCAGGACCGGAGTCGGCCTTCTCTCGGTGACCCGGCAGCGATGGCCACTCGCATCATCGACAGCGTGGAGCAGACGCCTGCCCCGCTGCGGCTGGTCCTGGGAAGTGACTCCTACCGTTTTCTCCAAGCGGCCCTGTCCGAGCGGCTGGCCCAGGTCGAGGCCCAGCGTGATACGGCAGGTCTGACTGACATCACCGACGGTGCCTGA
- a CDS encoding helix-turn-helix domain-containing protein produces the protein MDTADGRNALGEFLRARRELVRPEEVGLPVTGTRRVPGLRREEVAMLAGISADYYLRLERGRDRNPSVQVLDALAEVLQLDADSAAHMVELARPKSRRRQSLPRTERVPDGIGMLLDTFAVPAFVQNRCMDVLAANRLAVALSPHMAPGVNRLRALFTDPLAQQLHMDWEQGTAGVVAQLRAAVGAETEDPRLTQLVGELSLKSERFRRLWARHDVRRWEGATTRLRHPQVGELHLRREKLVVAGSDGLLLVVHYAEPGTPSATALALLGSLCATEQEATGAPHPDNGPRR, from the coding sequence ATGGACACAGCAGACGGCCGCAATGCCCTTGGCGAGTTCCTACGGGCCCGTCGCGAACTCGTCCGGCCGGAGGAGGTCGGGCTTCCGGTCACCGGGACCCGGCGGGTGCCAGGGCTGCGCCGGGAAGAGGTCGCGATGCTCGCCGGTATCAGCGCCGACTACTATCTGCGTCTGGAGCGCGGCCGGGATCGCAACCCGTCGGTTCAGGTGCTTGACGCCCTCGCCGAGGTGCTGCAGCTCGACGCGGACAGCGCCGCTCACATGGTCGAGCTCGCCCGGCCCAAGTCCCGCCGCAGGCAGTCCCTGCCTCGCACCGAGCGTGTGCCTGACGGTATCGGGATGCTGCTGGACACGTTCGCCGTGCCCGCTTTTGTGCAGAACCGGTGCATGGATGTGCTGGCCGCCAACCGTCTGGCCGTCGCCCTGTCGCCGCACATGGCACCGGGCGTGAACCGTCTGCGGGCCCTGTTCACCGACCCCTTGGCGCAGCAGCTGCACATGGACTGGGAACAGGGCACAGCGGGTGTGGTCGCGCAGCTGCGCGCCGCCGTCGGCGCCGAGACGGAAGACCCGCGCCTGACTCAGCTTGTTGGCGAGCTGAGCCTGAAAAGCGAGCGTTTTCGTCGCCTGTGGGCCCGCCACGACGTCCGCCGTTGGGAGGGAGCCACCACCCGCCTGCGCCATCCACAGGTGGGCGAGCTGCATCTGCGCCGGGAGAAGCTGGTTGTCGCCGGCTCCGACGGGCTGCTCCTCGTCGTCCACTACGCGGAGCCCGGCACGCCCTCCGCTACTGCACTCGCTCTGCTCGGGTCGCTGTGTGCCACTGAGCAGGAGGCCACAGGGGCACCCCACCCGGACAACGGTCCGCGCCGCTGA
- a CDS encoding ATP-binding protein translates to MFVQRYDLQAVASARHYSREVLKRWRSEVLLDDLQLMLSEAVTNALIHAQIDVDIRAKFLKPNEGAAAIHAS, encoded by the coding sequence TTGTTCGTCCAGCGTTACGACCTCCAGGCTGTGGCTTCCGCGCGTCACTACTCGCGCGAGGTGCTCAAACGCTGGAGATCGGAAGTCCTCTTGGACGACCTGCAGCTCATGCTGTCCGAGGCGGTCACCAACGCGCTGATCCACGCACAGATCGATGTCGACATCCGAGCCAAGTTCTTGAAGCCAAACGAGGGCGCGGCTGCCATTCACGCGAGCTGA
- a CDS encoding ABC transporter ATP-binding protein: protein MTPVLELDDVAVRYRGAAADVVQGVSLAVEPGQSLALVGESGAGKTTLLRLLLGLARPTRGTVRFDGEPLAPRDRRQLRRFRRGVQCVFQDPYSSLDPRRRVAAIVAEPLRSLGLDSRTTAAPKVAAALERVGLPADAADRYPHEFSGGQRQRVAIARAIVCDPRVLLADEPVSALDLTTRVKVVDLLAELKQERDLTLVMVSHDLSVVASLCERTAVLERGRLVEQGATDRVLGAPEHPYTRRLIDSVPRLPA, encoded by the coding sequence ATGACCCCCGTACTCGAACTCGACGACGTGGCCGTCCGCTACCGGGGCGCCGCAGCCGACGTCGTCCAGGGCGTGTCCCTCGCCGTCGAACCGGGACAGTCGCTGGCGCTGGTCGGCGAGTCCGGCGCCGGCAAGACCACCCTGCTGCGTCTCCTGCTCGGCCTCGCCCGTCCCACCCGCGGCACGGTCCGCTTCGACGGCGAGCCCCTCGCCCCGCGCGACCGGCGGCAGCTGCGCCGGTTCCGGCGGGGCGTCCAGTGCGTCTTCCAGGACCCGTACTCCTCCCTGGACCCGCGCCGCCGTGTGGCCGCCATCGTCGCCGAACCGCTGCGTTCCCTGGGCCTGGACAGCCGCACGACAGCGGCGCCGAAGGTGGCCGCCGCCCTGGAGCGGGTAGGGCTGCCCGCCGACGCGGCCGACCGCTACCCGCACGAGTTCTCCGGCGGCCAGCGGCAGCGCGTCGCCATCGCCCGCGCCATCGTCTGCGATCCGCGCGTGCTGCTCGCCGACGAGCCGGTGAGCGCGCTCGACCTCACGACCCGCGTGAAGGTCGTCGACCTGCTCGCCGAGCTGAAGCAGGAGCGCGACCTGACCCTGGTCATGGTCAGCCACGACCTCTCGGTGGTCGCCTCCCTGTGCGAGCGCACCGCGGTGCTGGAACGCGGCCGGCTGGTCGAACAGGGCGCCACCGACCGGGTGCTCGGCGCACCGGAGCACCCGTACACCCGGCGACTGATCGACAGCGTGCCCCGGCTGCCCGCCTGA
- a CDS encoding ABC transporter ATP-binding protein: MTLLDVDGLTVRTADGRALVDGISFRIDAGERLGLIGESGSGKSLTTLALLGLLPDGMRAEGSVTLAGTQVVGATEKQLTAVRGRRAAVVFQEPLTALDPLMRVGRQIAEPLARRTGLKGRQLRAAVGEALDRVRLPEPGRIARAFPHEISGGQRQRVALAMALACEPDLLIADEPTTALDVSVQAEVLDLLDTLVRERGMAVLFVSHDLAVVAKIADRALVLKDGRAVEEGPVLDVIGTPTAEYTRTLVAGARKLEAALDLRSAR, from the coding sequence ATGACCCTCCTCGACGTGGACGGCCTGACCGTGCGCACCGCCGACGGTCGCGCCCTGGTCGACGGCATCTCCTTCCGGATCGACGCGGGGGAACGGCTCGGCCTGATCGGCGAGTCCGGCTCCGGCAAGTCCCTGACCACCCTCGCCCTGCTCGGCCTGCTGCCCGACGGGATGCGCGCCGAGGGGAGCGTGACGCTGGCCGGCACGCAGGTCGTCGGCGCCACCGAGAAGCAGCTCACGGCGGTCCGCGGACGCCGGGCGGCCGTGGTCTTCCAGGAACCGCTGACCGCCCTCGACCCGCTGATGCGGGTGGGCCGGCAGATCGCCGAACCGCTCGCCCGCCGTACCGGCCTCAAGGGCAGGCAGCTGCGGGCCGCCGTGGGGGAGGCCCTGGACCGGGTCCGGCTGCCCGAACCCGGGCGGATCGCCCGTGCCTTCCCGCACGAGATCTCCGGGGGCCAGCGCCAGCGCGTCGCCCTCGCCATGGCCCTCGCCTGCGAGCCCGACCTGCTCATCGCCGACGAACCCACCACCGCCCTCGACGTGTCCGTGCAGGCCGAGGTGCTCGACCTGCTCGACACCCTGGTGCGCGAGCGCGGGATGGCCGTGCTGTTCGTCAGCCACGACCTCGCCGTCGTCGCGAAGATCGCCGACCGGGCCCTCGTCCTCAAGGACGGCCGGGCCGTCGAGGAGGGGCCGGTCCTCGACGTGATCGGCACGCCGACCGCCGAGTACACCCGGACGCTCGTCGCCGGTGCCCGCAAGCTGGAGGCCGCCCTGGACCTGAGGAGCGCCCGATGA
- a CDS encoding ABC transporter permease — MTTTDVLDKTPAATPVRGRRRSATLLAGCTLTGLIALLALVSLVWLPYATDDTSGGRLAGPGGGHLLGTDKLGRDLFTQLMTGSRIAVEAGLGSVLIAALIGVTLGVLAAFAQGWLDDTLAAFLDILIAFPTLLLAMLVVAARSATLGSAVLAIGLAQSAVVARLVRILVKRVLAQDYVTAARTSGTSWPRTVVGHVLPNIWPTLVVNLALQFGLAVLAEAGLSYLGLGAPPPNASWGRMLQEAQATFTTAPAGALAPGILLVLLVVGVNLIADGLRDTLDPATRRRRP, encoded by the coding sequence ATGACCACGACCGACGTCCTGGACAAGACGCCGGCCGCCACACCCGTCCGCGGCCGCCGCCGCTCCGCGACGCTGCTCGCGGGCTGCACCCTCACCGGACTGATCGCGCTGCTCGCGCTCGTCTCGCTGGTCTGGCTCCCGTACGCCACCGACGACACCTCAGGCGGCCGGCTCGCCGGTCCCGGCGGCGGTCACCTGCTCGGCACCGACAAACTGGGCCGGGACCTGTTCACCCAGCTCATGACGGGCTCGCGAATCGCCGTCGAGGCCGGCCTCGGCTCGGTGCTGATCGCCGCGCTGATCGGTGTCACGCTCGGGGTGCTCGCCGCGTTCGCGCAAGGATGGCTCGACGACACCCTCGCCGCCTTCCTCGACATCCTGATCGCCTTCCCGACGCTGCTGCTGGCGATGCTCGTCGTCGCCGCCCGCTCAGCCACCCTCGGCTCCGCCGTCCTGGCCATCGGCCTGGCCCAGAGCGCCGTCGTCGCCCGGCTGGTGCGGATCCTGGTCAAGCGGGTCCTCGCCCAGGACTACGTCACCGCCGCCCGCACCTCGGGCACCTCCTGGCCCCGCACCGTCGTCGGGCACGTGCTGCCCAACATCTGGCCGACCCTCGTGGTCAACCTCGCCCTCCAGTTCGGCCTCGCCGTGCTGGCCGAGGCCGGCCTGTCCTACCTCGGTCTCGGCGCGCCGCCGCCCAACGCCTCCTGGGGACGCATGCTCCAGGAGGCCCAGGCCACCTTCACCACCGCCCCGGCCGGCGCGCTGGCCCCCGGCATCCTGCTGGTCCTGCTGGTCGTCGGCGTCAACCTGATCGCCGACGGGCTGCGGGACACCCTCGACCCGGCGACCCGACGGAGGCGGCCATGA
- a CDS encoding ABC transporter permease: MGRYLLRRLAFLVVSLVMASVVLFVLLRLLPGDPANALTSVGASPEQIAAARHSIGSDRPLPEQFTHWLGQLAGGDLGTSFVSSLPVGPEVSARLNVTVPLTLAAFVLAVLVAVPVGFVAAHKRHTWYGALLSGVSQLGMAVPVFWLGMILIAVFALNAGWLPAGGFPQDGWSAPADAVRSLVLPVVTIALVMSASLIRYVRSATLDVLGSDHLRTARALGASFPAAMWRHGLRNASVPVISVLGIELASTLLGAVVVESVYALPGLGSLLATGIAQHDYPVIQGVLFVSTLAVLLIGFVADLVQRIIDPRLRGRLSGAAR; this comes from the coding sequence ATGGGGCGCTACCTCCTCAGACGCCTCGCCTTCCTGGTGGTGTCGCTGGTGATGGCCAGCGTGGTGCTCTTCGTCCTGCTGCGCCTGCTGCCCGGCGACCCGGCCAACGCGCTCACCTCGGTGGGCGCCAGCCCGGAGCAGATCGCCGCGGCCCGCCACTCGATCGGCTCCGACCGGCCGCTGCCCGAGCAGTTCACCCACTGGCTCGGGCAGCTGGCCGGCGGCGACCTCGGCACCTCCTTCGTCAGCTCGCTGCCGGTCGGCCCCGAGGTTTCCGCCCGCCTGAACGTCACCGTCCCGCTGACGCTGGCCGCGTTCGTGCTGGCCGTCCTCGTCGCCGTACCCGTCGGCTTCGTCGCCGCCCACAAGCGGCACACCTGGTACGGCGCCCTGCTCAGCGGGGTCTCCCAACTGGGCATGGCAGTACCGGTCTTCTGGCTCGGCATGATCCTCATCGCGGTGTTCGCACTGAACGCGGGCTGGCTGCCCGCCGGCGGCTTCCCGCAGGACGGCTGGTCCGCGCCCGCCGACGCCGTCCGCTCCCTGGTCCTGCCCGTCGTGACCATCGCCCTGGTGATGAGCGCCTCCCTGATCCGCTACGTCCGCTCGGCCACCCTCGACGTCCTCGGCAGCGACCACCTGCGCACCGCCCGCGCCCTCGGCGCGTCCTTCCCCGCCGCCATGTGGCGACACGGCCTGCGCAACGCCTCCGTACCGGTGATCTCCGTACTCGGCATCGAACTCGCCTCCACCCTGCTCGGCGCCGTCGTCGTGGAGTCCGTGTACGCCCTGCCCGGCCTCGGCTCGCTGCTCGCCACCGGCATCGCCCAGCACGACTACCCGGTGATCCAGGGCGTGCTGTTCGTCTCCACCCTCGCCGTCCTGCTGATCGGGTTCGTCGCCGACCTCGTGCAGCGGATCATCGACCCGCGGCTGCGCGGCCGGCTGTCGGGAGCCGCCCGATGA
- a CDS encoding ABC transporter substrate-binding protein codes for MRLNKPALYAAATTATLALVLTACGGSATSASGGTWDKNATVNIGSLYEPQNLDNTAGGGQGVTEALNGNVYEGLFRLTDDGKVDKLLAKDYKASADGLTYTFTLRDGVKFHSGKELTSADVKYSLEKVLADDSQSARKSNLEVVKDIATPDAHTVKVTLSQRSISFVYNLSYVWIINSQAKNLKTSEDGTGPYSLGKWTRGSALSLNRFPGYWGDQAANKQVVFHYFKDATALNNALLTNAVDVVTSEQSPDALDQFKSNQNYKVNDGNSTTKLLLAFNDKAKPFTDVKVRQAVSAAIDDKKLLESVWGGYGKLIGSMVPPTDPWYEDLTKVNAYDVTKAKQLLAEAGYAKGFSFTLDTPNYDPHPTAATFIKAQLAKVGIDVKINTITPDEWYTKVYKNHDFTATLQEHVNDRDLVWYGNPDFYWGYDNKQVTKWVAQAEEATTTAQQTDLLKKVNRQTAEDAASDWLYLYPQIVVASSKVSGYPLNGLNSQFYAFDIKKKD; via the coding sequence ATGAGACTGAACAAGCCCGCCCTGTACGCCGCCGCGACCACCGCCACCCTCGCGCTCGTCCTCACCGCCTGCGGCGGCTCGGCGACCAGCGCCTCCGGCGGCACCTGGGACAAGAACGCCACCGTCAACATCGGCTCCCTGTACGAGCCGCAGAACCTCGACAACACCGCGGGCGGCGGCCAGGGCGTCACCGAGGCCCTCAACGGCAACGTCTACGAAGGACTCTTCCGTCTCACCGACGACGGCAAGGTCGACAAGCTCCTCGCGAAGGACTACAAGGCCAGCGCCGACGGCCTCACCTACACCTTCACCCTGCGCGACGGCGTGAAGTTCCACAGCGGCAAGGAACTCACCAGCGCCGACGTCAAGTACAGCCTGGAGAAGGTCCTCGCCGACGACTCGCAGTCCGCCCGCAAGAGCAACCTCGAAGTCGTCAAGGACATCGCCACCCCCGACGCGCACACCGTCAAGGTCACGCTGTCCCAGCGGTCGATCTCCTTCGTCTACAACCTCTCCTACGTCTGGATCATCAACTCCCAGGCGAAGAACCTGAAGACCAGCGAGGACGGTACCGGCCCCTACAGCCTCGGCAAGTGGACGCGCGGCTCGGCCCTGAGCCTGAACCGGTTCCCCGGCTACTGGGGTGACCAGGCCGCCAACAAGCAGGTCGTCTTCCACTACTTCAAGGACGCCACCGCCCTCAACAACGCCCTGCTGACCAACGCCGTCGACGTGGTCACCAGCGAACAGTCCCCGGACGCCCTGGACCAGTTCAAGAGCAACCAGAACTACAAGGTCAACGACGGCAACTCCACCACCAAGCTGCTGCTCGCCTTCAACGACAAGGCCAAGCCCTTCACGGACGTCAAGGTGCGGCAGGCCGTCTCCGCGGCCATCGACGACAAGAAGCTCCTCGAGTCGGTCTGGGGCGGCTACGGCAAGCTCATCGGCTCGATGGTGCCGCCCACCGACCCCTGGTACGAGGACCTCACCAAGGTCAACGCCTACGACGTCACCAAGGCCAAGCAGTTGCTCGCAGAAGCCGGTTACGCCAAGGGCTTCTCCTTCACCCTGGACACCCCCAACTACGACCCGCACCCCACGGCCGCGACCTTCATCAAGGCACAGCTCGCCAAGGTCGGCATCGACGTCAAGATCAACACGATCACGCCCGACGAGTGGTACACCAAGGTCTACAAGAACCACGACTTCACGGCGACGCTCCAGGAGCACGTCAACGACCGCGACCTGGTCTGGTACGGCAACCCCGACTTCTACTGGGGCTACGACAACAAGCAGGTCACGAAGTGGGTCGCGCAGGCCGAGGAAGCCACCACCACCGCGCAGCAGACCGACCTGCTGAAGAAGGTCAACCGTCAGACCGCCGAGGACGCGGCCAGCGACTGGCTCTACCTCTACCCGCAGATCGTGGTCGCGAGCTCCAAGGTCTCCGGCTACCCGCTCAACGGCCTGAACTCCCAGTTCTACGCCTTCGACATCAAGAAGAAGGACTGA
- a CDS encoding DUF1684 domain-containing protein, producing the protein MSTDVSHSSASPAPVDPRQEWDAWCAGRRRALTSPTGNLALVETRWLPAGEQVDADAARAGQPDTVTVTTLSRTDLVTGEPEHGLRFWDAEAPAIRHFEGVDTFPYDPAWVLEAAYTPVPGARRIAFEHIRDNGGSRDLVVPGDITLTVDGREYTLSAFDDDGTLLLVFGDPTNGDTTYGAGRFLFVERTADESRVVLDFNRAFVPPCGFSDQYNCPMPPRQNRFHLPVEAGEKRPVFRDGFAAQH; encoded by the coding sequence ATGAGTACCGACGTGTCCCACTCCTCCGCCTCTCCGGCCCCCGTCGACCCGCGACAGGAGTGGGACGCCTGGTGTGCCGGGCGCCGTCGTGCGCTCACCTCGCCGACCGGCAACCTCGCCCTCGTCGAGACCCGCTGGCTCCCGGCGGGGGAGCAGGTCGACGCAGACGCCGCCCGCGCCGGGCAGCCCGACACCGTGACGGTCACCACGCTGAGCCGCACCGACCTCGTCACCGGCGAGCCCGAGCACGGCCTGCGCTTCTGGGACGCCGAGGCGCCCGCCATCCGCCACTTCGAGGGCGTCGACACCTTCCCGTACGACCCCGCCTGGGTCCTGGAAGCCGCCTACACCCCGGTCCCGGGCGCTCGGCGGATCGCCTTCGAACACATCCGGGACAACGGCGGCAGCCGCGACCTCGTCGTCCCCGGCGACATCACGCTCACCGTCGACGGCCGCGAGTACACCCTCAGCGCCTTCGACGACGACGGCACCCTGCTGCTCGTCTTCGGCGACCCGACCAACGGCGACACCACCTACGGTGCCGGCCGCTTCCTGTTCGTCGAGCGCACCGCCGACGAGAGCCGGGTGGTCCTCGACTTCAACCGGGCCTTCGTGCCGCCCTGCGGCTTCTCCGATCAGTACAACTGTCCGATGCCGCCGCGGCAGAACCGCTTCCACCTGCCCGTCGAGGCCGGCGAGAAGCGCCCCGTCTTCCGCGACGGCTTCGCCGCACAGCACTGA